One genomic region from Prevotella sp. Rep29 encodes:
- the nifJ gene encoding pyruvate:ferredoxin (flavodoxin) oxidoreductase — protein sequence MKKEKKFITCDGNEAAAHISYMFSEVAAIYPITPSSPMAEHVDEWSAQGQQNFWGQTVSVQEMQSEAGAAGAVHGALQAGALTTTFTASQGLLLMIPNMYKIAGELLPCVFNVSARTLASHALCIFGDHQDVMACRQTGFAMLCEGSVQEVMDLTGVAHLASLKTCVPFINFFDGFRTSHEYHKIERIDMEDIRPLVSDDDVKRFRDRAMSPERPITRGTAENPETFFTHREASNDYYNHVPEVVEEYLQEISKITGREYHLFSYYGAEDADRMIILMGSATEAAREAIDHLNANGEKVGMISVHLYRPFSVKHLLASVPKTVKRIAVLDRTKEPGAEGEPLYLDVKSAFYDVENRPIIVGGRYGLGSHDTTPAQIISVFNNLALPEPKNHFTVGIVDDVTFTSLPAVPEMALGGEGMFEAKFYGLGADGTVGANKNSVKIIGNNTDKYCQAYFSYDSKKSGGFTCSHLRFGDTPIHSTYLVNTPNFVACHVQAYLHMYDVTRGLQKNGTFLLNTIFDNEELIKFMPNKVKRYFAENNITVYTINATKIAQEIGLGNRTNTILQSAFFRITNVIPIELAIQKMQEAIVKSYGKKGQDVIDKNFAAVERGGEYKQMTVDPSWANLPDDKKQEDDAPAFVKELVRPINAQAGDLLKVSDFVKHDTVEGSWKNGTSAYEKRGVEAFTPQWNADNCIQCNKCAFVCPHAAIRPFVLTDEELKGFDGTTIEMKAPAAMKGMHFVIQPSVLDCLGCGNCADVCPGNPKLGKALTMVAYNPDEEAMVKETKRWEYVTKNVKSKQDLIDITSNVKNSQFAQPLFEFSGACAGCGETPYVKLISQLYGDREMIANATGCSSIYSASIPSTPYTKNEKGQGPAFNNSLFEDFCEFGMGMVLGNKKMKERVALLLQEATSHDDCPAEFKTLAAEWIEKCEDAEETKRLAEQLKPFIDGGAEIGCEKCKELQTLSHYLVKRSQWIIGGDGASYDIGYGGLDHVIASGEDVNILVLDTEVYSNTGGQASKATPLGAIAQFAAQGKRIRKKDLGMIATTYGYVYVAQVAMGADNAQCLKAIREAEAYPGPSLVIAYAACINHGLKAKGGMGKSQAEEAKAVECGYWHLWRYNPQLAEEGKTPFILDSKEPQWEKFHDFLLGEVRYQSVQKAYPNEAEELFAEAERMAKLRYKSYLRKAQENWEE from the coding sequence ATGAAAAAAGAAAAGAAATTCATCACCTGCGACGGTAATGAGGCAGCTGCACACATCAGTTACATGTTCAGTGAGGTAGCCGCCATCTATCCCATTACCCCATCTTCACCCATGGCAGAACATGTGGACGAATGGTCGGCACAAGGACAACAGAACTTCTGGGGACAAACCGTCAGCGTACAGGAGATGCAATCTGAAGCCGGAGCCGCCGGAGCCGTACACGGAGCCTTGCAAGCCGGCGCACTGACAACGACATTCACCGCCTCACAAGGGCTATTGCTTATGATTCCGAACATGTATAAGATTGCGGGCGAATTGCTGCCCTGCGTCTTCAATGTGTCGGCACGCACACTTGCCTCACATGCCCTTTGTATCTTCGGCGACCACCAGGATGTCATGGCATGTCGGCAGACGGGATTCGCCATGCTGTGCGAAGGAAGTGTGCAGGAAGTGATGGACCTCACCGGCGTGGCTCACCTTGCATCGCTGAAAACCTGCGTCCCGTTCATCAACTTCTTCGACGGTTTCCGCACGTCACACGAATATCACAAGATTGAACGGATTGACATGGAAGATATCCGTCCGCTCGTAAGCGATGACGACGTGAAGCGTTTCCGCGACCGCGCCATGAGTCCCGAGCGCCCTATTACAAGAGGAACGGCAGAGAATCCGGAGACCTTCTTCACACACCGCGAAGCATCCAACGACTACTACAACCACGTGCCTGAAGTGGTTGAGGAGTATCTCCAGGAAATCAGCAAGATTACAGGACGGGAATACCATCTGTTCTCTTACTATGGAGCTGAAGATGCCGACCGGATGATTATCCTCATGGGCTCTGCAACAGAGGCTGCCCGCGAGGCAATCGACCATCTGAATGCCAACGGCGAGAAGGTCGGAATGATTTCCGTGCACCTCTATCGCCCGTTCTCCGTAAAACATCTGCTGGCAAGCGTTCCGAAGACAGTGAAACGCATCGCCGTGCTCGACCGCACGAAAGAACCCGGTGCCGAAGGCGAACCGCTCTATCTGGATGTGAAATCTGCCTTCTATGACGTAGAAAATCGCCCCATCATCGTGGGCGGACGCTACGGACTGGGCTCTCACGACACCACTCCGGCACAGATTATCTCTGTGTTCAACAACCTGGCATTGCCGGAACCAAAGAACCATTTCACCGTCGGAATCGTTGACGACGTGACCTTCACGTCACTCCCAGCCGTTCCGGAGATGGCACTCGGAGGCGAAGGCATGTTCGAAGCGAAGTTCTATGGATTGGGAGCCGACGGAACGGTCGGTGCCAACAAGAACAGCGTGAAAATCATAGGCAACAACACCGACAAATATTGTCAGGCTTATTTCTCCTACGATTCGAAGAAGTCGGGAGGATTTACCTGCTCTCACCTGCGATTCGGCGATACACCCATCCACTCAACCTATCTGGTCAACACACCGAATTTCGTGGCGTGCCACGTTCAGGCATACCTCCACATGTACGACGTGACGCGTGGATTGCAGAAAAACGGTACATTCCTTCTGAACACCATCTTCGACAATGAGGAGCTAATCAAGTTCATGCCGAACAAGGTGAAGCGCTATTTCGCAGAAAACAACATCACCGTATATACCATCAACGCCACGAAAATAGCACAGGAAATCGGGCTGGGCAACCGCACCAACACCATTCTGCAAAGTGCATTTTTCCGCATTACCAATGTCATTCCCATCGAACTGGCTATACAAAAGATGCAGGAAGCCATTGTCAAGTCATACGGCAAAAAAGGTCAGGACGTGATCGACAAGAACTTTGCTGCCGTTGAGCGTGGTGGCGAATACAAACAAATGACCGTTGACCCGTCATGGGCAAACCTCCCCGACGACAAGAAGCAAGAAGACGATGCACCTGCATTTGTCAAAGAACTTGTCCGTCCCATCAACGCACAAGCCGGCGACCTGTTGAAAGTAAGCGACTTCGTGAAGCACGACACAGTGGAAGGGTCATGGAAAAACGGAACGTCAGCTTACGAAAAACGCGGAGTCGAAGCATTCACGCCGCAATGGAACGCCGACAACTGCATCCAGTGCAACAAGTGTGCCTTTGTATGTCCGCACGCTGCTATCCGTCCGTTTGTATTGACCGACGAAGAACTCAAAGGATTCGACGGAACGACTATTGAGATGAAAGCACCGGCAGCGATGAAAGGCATGCACTTCGTCATCCAGCCGTCAGTGCTCGACTGTCTCGGATGCGGCAACTGTGCCGATGTATGCCCTGGAAACCCGAAACTCGGAAAGGCACTCACAATGGTTGCATACAACCCCGACGAAGAAGCGATGGTCAAGGAAACAAAACGCTGGGAATACGTCACGAAGAACGTCAAGAGCAAACAAGACCTCATTGATATCACATCGAACGTGAAAAATTCGCAGTTCGCACAACCGCTGTTCGAGTTCTCCGGAGCATGTGCAGGATGCGGTGAGACACCATACGTGAAACTCATCAGCCAGCTATATGGTGACCGCGAGATGATTGCCAACGCTACCGGCTGCTCGTCTATCTATTCCGCTTCAATCCCGTCAACGCCATACACCAAGAACGAGAAGGGACAAGGACCGGCATTCAACAACTCCTTGTTTGAAGACTTCTGTGAATTCGGCATGGGTATGGTGCTCGGTAACAAGAAGATGAAAGAGCGTGTTGCCCTGCTCCTGCAGGAAGCAACAAGTCACGATGACTGTCCTGCCGAGTTCAAGACCCTTGCTGCAGAATGGATTGAGAAGTGCGAAGATGCCGAAGAAACCAAACGACTGGCAGAACAACTCAAACCGTTCATCGACGGCGGAGCAGAGATTGGCTGTGAAAAATGCAAAGAACTGCAGACACTCTCCCACTATCTCGTCAAGCGCAGCCAATGGATTATCGGCGGCGACGGCGCTTCCTACGACATCGGTTACGGCGGACTCGACCACGTCATCGCTTCCGGCGAAGATGTCAACATCCTTGTGCTCGACACTGAGGTGTACTCAAATACCGGCGGTCAGGCATCCAAGGCAACGCCACTCGGAGCCATCGCACAATTCGCTGCACAAGGTAAGCGCATCCGCAAAAAAGACCTCGGAATGATTGCCACCACTTATGGTTATGTATATGTGGCGCAGGTGGCGATGGGTGCCGACAATGCACAATGCCTGAAGGCAATCCGAGAGGCAGAAGCATATCCCGGACCATCACTCGTCATTGCATACGCAGCCTGCATCAACCACGGACTTAAAGCCAAAGGCGGCATGGGAAAGAGCCAGGCAGAAGAGGCAAAGGCTGTCGAATGCGGATACTGGCACTTGTGGCGCTACAATCCACAGCTGGCGGAAGAAGGAAAGACCCCGTTCATCCTCGACTCCAAAGAGCCGCAATGGGAGAAATTCCATGATTTCCTGCTCGGCGAGGTGCGCTACCAATCCGTACAAAAAGCTTACCCCAACGAGGCAGAGGAACTCTTTGCCGAAGCTGAACGCATGGCAAAACTCCGCTACAAGAGCTATCTCAGAAAGGCGCAAGAGAATTGGGAAGAATAA
- a CDS encoding DUF6804 family protein, translating to MKHLNLILAAFMLLCLAPMPYGYYQLVRFVAMVVFAVMAYGYYGKEENGLAVTFGALAILFQPIFKIALGKTMWNVVDVAVAVLLIVLWLRERKRDD from the coding sequence ATGAAACATTTAAATCTCATTTTAGCAGCTTTCATGCTGTTGTGTCTTGCTCCGATGCCTTATGGCTATTACCAGTTGGTTCGGTTTGTTGCGATGGTTGTGTTTGCCGTAATGGCGTATGGCTATTATGGGAAAGAGGAGAACGGCTTGGCGGTCACGTTTGGGGCGTTAGCGATTCTCTTCCAGCCCATCTTCAAGATAGCTCTTGGCAAGACAATGTGGAACGTGGTGGATGTTGCGGTCGCCGTTCTTCTTATCGTGTTGTGGTTGAGGGAAAGAAAGCGTGATGATTAA